One window from the genome of Hydra vulgaris chromosome 02, alternate assembly HydraT2T_AEP encodes:
- the LOC105843570 gene encoding WD repeat domain phosphoinositide-interacting protein 4 isoform X2, which translates to MSNNEILHLSINSDGSCFIVGTDTGFRCYNIDPLWPLLHQDLIDCGGVTIARMLKRTNLIAIVGNGRHMKYPKNKVYIWDAVQKINVFEYIFSTPVLNVKLRNDMILVTLHNKVYAYSFPNSSDMLFCYNTRDNPTGICEVSNSLENQWCVVPGTNCGSIRLVNLNVKQIGVSSTPCIINAHQHKIACVAINQHGTLVATASETGTLIRVFDIKSKIQTIELRRGTDPATLYCISFSSDSSYLCASSDKGTVHIFALKDPTKNKRSTFSKVGLFGNYTESQWGLANFSVQAECPCLCLFGTGTSVIAISYNGSFHRYVFTKEGNCNRESYDLFLELGEDRDL; encoded by the coding sequence ATGAGTAATAATGAAATTCTACACTTGAGTATTAACTCTGATGGGAGTTGTTTTATTGTTGGAACAGACACTGGGTTTCGATGCTATAATATTGATCCATTGTGGCCATTGTTACACCAAGATCTTATAGATTGTGGTGGAGTGACAATAGCTCGAATGTTAAAACGAACAAATTTAATAGCCATTGTTGGAAATGGAAGACATATGAAATATCCAAAGAACAAAGTATATATTTGGGATGCTGTCcagaaaataaatgtttttgaatatatatttagtactcctgttttaaatgttaaactgCGAAATGATATGATCCTGGTTACATTGCATAATAAAGTCTATGCATATAGTTTTCCTAACTCATCAGATATGCTGTTTTGTTACAACACCCGAGATAATCCAACTGGAATATGTGAAGTATCAAATTCCTTAGAAAATCAATGGTGTGTTGTCCCCGGAACAAACTGTGGTAGTATTAGACttgttaatttaaatgtaaagcAGATTGGTGTTTCCTCAACACCATGCATAATTAATGCTCACCAACACAAAATAGCATGTGTAGCAATAAATCAGCATGGAACACTTGTAGCGACTGCTTCAGAAACAGGCACACTTATTAGAGTATTTGacataaaatctaaaatacaaaCAATTGAGTTACGAAGAGGCACTGATCCTGCAACTCTTTATTGCATCAGTTTTAGTTCTGACTCCTCTTACTTATGTGCATCAAGTGATAAAGGAACTGTTCATATATTTGCTCTAAAAGATCctacaaaaaacaaaaggtCGACATTCTCAAAAGTGGGGTTATTTGGAAATTATACCGAGTCACAATGGGGACTCGCTAATTTCTCTGTTCAAGCTGAGTGCCCTTGCTTGTGTTTATTCGGCACTGGGACAAGTGTTATAGCAATAAGCTATAATGGTTCTTTTCATCGTTATGTGTTTACCAAGGAAGGTAACTGTAATCGAGAGTCTTATGATTTGTTTTTAGAACTTGGTGAAGATAGAGACTTGTAG
- the LOC136071643 gene encoding uncharacterized protein LOC136071643, which translates to MSRFKKIKKKLHRYISSGRIKAINKLFRDNCDVAEHLRSEINFPYKKNKWYLHKYCAKGESSMVRVLYNAGADLSVCNKDGSNSLHIALNYAIDNFDRDFFYDIVFELYNNASGELRSKKNRYGETANDLFEEIVDLLISKQSRTLIESDDEDVEDRDWNGKLFFELGEENFVNEAYTDLEYADTYQKENAESFSEWGDRIRKEYNVKNKNEKVKTLPSVKRKKVESSNLTFVLKKKLNILNLRETYEEKCNCVFEKVDNSKLDFKTVPWPIRNSELAYHNFNSHADEMIENLTYGLTPEDKTKYLKKQQIRWHPDRFLQKCGHRLNVIDKDNILKCVQHLSQRINALVNCSKH; encoded by the coding sequence ATgagtagatttaaaaaaataaaaaagaaacttcatCGTTATATTTCTAGTGGCCGTATTAAGGCGATAAACAAGCTTTTCAGAGATAACTGTGATGTCGCAGAGCATCTTCGATCAGAAATTAATTTtccatacaaaaaaaataagtggtatttacataaatattgcGCTAAAGGTGAATCTTCCATGGTTCGTGTTTTATATAATGCTGGTGCTGATTTGAGTGTTTGCAATAAAGATGGCAGCAACTCTTTGCACATTGCATTAAACTATGCCATTGACAATTTTGATCGAGATTTTTTCTATGATATTGTATTTGAGTTATATAATAATGCAAGTGGAGAATTGCGTTCAAAGAAGAATAGGTACGGCGAAACAGCCAATGATTTGTTTGAAGAGATTGTTGATTTGCTTATCAGTAAACAAAGTCGTACTTTAATAGAATCTGATGACGAAGATGTTGAAGATCGTGACTGGAATGGAAAATTATTCTTTGAATTAGGTGAAGAGAATTTTGTAAATGAAGCATACACTGACCTGGAATATGCAGATACTTATCAAAAGGAGAACGCAGAAAGTTTTTCAGAATGGGGTGATCGCATAAGAAAGGAGTAcaacgtaaaaaataaaaatgaaaaagtaaaaactttaccgagtgtaaaaagaaaaaaagttgaatcgTCTAACCTTActtttgtattgaaaaaaaagttaaatatattaaatctaCGCGAAACATACGAAGAAAAATGTAATTGTGTATTTGAAAAAGTAGACAACagtaaacttgattttaaaacagTTCCATGGCCTATCAGAAATTCAGAATTGGCgtatcataattttaattcacaCGCAGACGAAATGATAGAAAATTTAACATACGGTTTAACACCCGAagataaaacaaagtatttaaaaaagcaacaaattCGATGGCATCCTGACAGGTTCTTACAAAAGTGTGGCCATAGACTTAATGTCATTGATAAAGACAATATACTTAAATGCGTTCAACACTTGTCTCAAAGAATTAATGCACTTGTCAATTGTTCGAAAcattaa